A DNA window from Comamonas sp. 26 contains the following coding sequences:
- the cyoD gene encoding cytochrome o ubiquinol oxidase subunit IV yields the protein MSAHDIHAGHDDHHDHDDLHVTMGDYVKGFILAVILTAIPFYLVMNGVITDRATAVGVLGLFAIIQVLVHMVYFLHMNGKIQGGWTMLSTIFTVIFLSIAIAGTLWVMFHMNANMMPGHEMHPAASHADHAGHTAPAAVTP from the coding sequence ATGAGCGCACACGATATCCACGCTGGCCACGACGATCACCACGATCACGATGACCTGCACGTCACCATGGGTGACTATGTGAAGGGCTTCATCCTGGCCGTCATCCTGACAGCCATCCCCTTCTATCTGGTCATGAATGGCGTCATCACCGACCGCGCCACCGCTGTCGGCGTGCTGGGTCTGTTCGCCATCATTCAGGTGCTGGTGCACATGGTGTACTTCCTGCACATGAACGGCAAGATCCAGGGCGGCTGGACCATGCTGTCCACCATCTTCACAGTCATCTTCCTGTCCATCGCGATTGCTGGCACCTTGTGGGTCATGTTCCACATGAACGCCAACATGATGCCCGGCCATGAGATGCACCCGGCAGCCAGCCATGCAGATCATGCGGGTCACACAGC
- the cyoC gene encoding cytochrome o ubiquinol oxidase subunit III encodes MSNTHIHAGGAAALAKREYHLAHEPHPENGTSLGFWLYLMSDCLIFAALFATYGVLGRNYAGGPSGKDLFDLSLVAVNTAFLLMSSITFGFAMLQKQKKNVNGTLLWLAITGLLGAAFLAVELYEFHHLIHQGATPQSSAFLSSFFTLVGTHGIHVTFGLVWLITLMIQIKKHGLINENVRRINCLSMFWHFLDVVWIGVFTFVYLMGVL; translated from the coding sequence ATGTCTAATACACATATCCACGCTGGCGGCGCTGCCGCCCTGGCCAAGCGCGAGTACCACCTCGCGCATGAGCCCCACCCAGAAAACGGGACCTCGCTGGGCTTCTGGCTCTACCTGATGAGCGACTGCTTGATCTTTGCAGCGCTGTTCGCCACCTACGGCGTGCTGGGCCGCAACTATGCTGGCGGCCCCAGCGGCAAGGATCTGTTTGATCTGAGCCTGGTGGCCGTCAACACGGCCTTCCTGCTGATGTCGTCGATCACCTTCGGCTTTGCCATGCTGCAAAAGCAGAAGAAGAACGTCAACGGCACTCTGCTGTGGCTGGCCATCACCGGCCTGCTGGGCGCTGCCTTCCTGGCAGTGGAACTCTATGAGTTCCACCATCTGATCCATCAAGGTGCAACGCCTCAGAGCAGCGCCTTCCTGTCGTCCTTCTTCACGCTGGTGGGCACCCACGGTATCCACGTGACCTTCGGCCTGGTCTGGCTGATCACCCTGATGATCCAGATCAAGAAGCACGGCCTGATCAACGAGAACGTGCGCCGTATTAACTGCCTGTCCATGTTCTGGCACTTCTTGGACGTGGTCTGGATCGGCGTGTTCACCTTTGTGTATCTGATGGGGGTGCTGTAA